CTTCTAGCCGTGGGTCAAGTTCAAACGTTTTCAAATCAGTACTCCTTTACATAATGAAATCATCATAGCAGCTGCTGATTCGCCTTGCTCCTTACCAAGGGCCCGGTAAGTAGAGATCAAAACAGGCGTAATTATTAAAACCTGTTACGCTGAAAGTACTCCTATACGGAAAGGCTTCCGTGGGAGCTTCCCGGCTTTGAATAACTTGTTAAGGAGAACAGCGATGAAAAAGCTATTGGCTGCCAGCTTTATTTTACTGATGACTGCGGGTGCTTTAGCGGGCTGCAATACGATTTCTGGTGCAGGACAAGACGTCCAAGAGGGAGGAAAAGCTGTTCAGGACGCAGCGAGTTAACATTATTTATAACGGATGTTTCTTGGCGTGAATGAGCGGGTTAGGCATAGTTGTCTAGCCCGCTTTGCATTCTGGGTAGTTATTAGCCAAACAAGGAAGAATCATAATGAATCATCCATTACGCTGCGCGAAGAAAAAACTGGGCAGTCTCACTGTATTATTCGCATCAGTAGTTCCAGTGTCGGCCTTGTTAGTGGCATGTGCTGGCTCACCCGATGATGTCTCAGCTCCAGTGCCGCCTACCGTAGGCCAGTCTTCTAGCGTGACGAACACCACCTGTAGTGCTGAAGCAGTGCAGTACGCTATTGGCGCTCCCTTTGATGAAACCAATGTGCCCACATTGCAAAGTGAGAGTGGTGCTCAGCAGGTGCGTGTGCTCAGGCCTAACAGCGCCGCGACCATGGATTACCGGGAAGATCGCCTAAATATTCTTTTAGAAAGTAATGACATGATTGAAGCGCTGCGCTGCGGCTAGCGTAAGATCAGCACCACACAGGCGGCCGTTAACAGCCCCATGGTGATATTAAATAGCCGCCAGGCTTTATCACTTTTGATCCACTGTCCAATAGCGCTGCCAAACGCTGCCCACAGGGCAATGCACGGCAGCGCGACCAATTCCGCGAAACCCGCTAACACCAATGCGTTTACCACTGGCTGGCCATTTTCGGGAAGAAACCCTGCCATCAACGCCAGCCCCATTACCCACGCTTTGGGGTTGGCAAATTGAAACATTGCGGCTTGGAAAAAGGTTAATGGCACCCCGTGCTGAGTCCCTTTGAGGTTTGGCGGCGGTGCAGTGGCTATTTTCCAGGCTAAATACAGCAAATAGGCGCTACCTACCCAGCGAAGTGTTGTCTGCACCATGGGAAAGCGTTCAAACAAAACGCCAAGCCCTAGTGCGATACCGGAAAATAGCAGAAAACAGCCGCCTAAAATTCCCCACATATGAGGCATTGTTCTCCGAAAACCAAAATTCGCCCCTGAGGCAGTCAGCATAATGTTGTTCGGCCCAGGAGTAAGCGTCATCGACATCATGTAAAGCGCTGCAGGGCCAAGTAGTAGCCATTCGTTGTTCATTTTGTATCCATACAATTTTTCGGTTAGGTTGTCTTTTAGTCACTTTTTTAAGCATAATGGCGGTTAAATCTACGTCAAAGGTTTTATTGTCACCATGACAATTTGGGTGCCTTCACTCGAGTGCTTTTCTGGGCCACGCTATCGCGCTATCGCCCAGTCTATTGGCGCAGCCATCTCGGCCGGAGAGCTTGCTCCAGGCGAACGCTTACCACCTCAGCGGCGTTTAGCGGATGCGTTGGGGGTAACCGTAGGAACCGTTACGCGTGGGTATGCTGAGGCAGAACACCATGGCTGGGTAACTGCCCGAGTAGGCAGTGGAACCTTCGTCAAACAACCTGCGGAAAGAACCGTTTTTGATATGGCGTGGCGTCAGAATGATGACAGCGATGTCATCGATTTAAGCTTAAGCTTGCCGCCACCTCACCCGCTTCGTTTACAGGCGTTTAGTGATGCATTAAAGGCAATGAGCGAATCGCCTTCTGCAGTGACGCGGGGAGTTTCCTATCTTGATGCTCGGGGAGCCGAAGGTCACCGCGAGAGGCTGGCGGGATGGCTAGCGCAGTTAGGTATGTCGCTGAACGCGGATGAGCTGTTGATTACTCAAGGGGGGCAGCATGGCATTAGTCTTGTGCTTAGTACGCTGCTGCGCCCTGGTGAACTAATTGCTACCGATGCCTTGACCTATCCAGGTGCGATTAGTGCCGCCCAGCAAGCACACCTAAAAATGGTCGGTATTGCCTTTGATGAAGAAGGCATGTGCATGGAGGCGCTGGAGGCGCAGTGTGCCCGCCAGCCGCCTAGGCTAATCTATGTGACACCCGACCAGAATAACCCTACCGGCGCTTGTCTCAGCGAGGCTCGGCGTGAGCAATTGGTAGCGCTTGCCAGGCGTTATGACAGCTGGCTATTAGAAGATGGTGTGCAGTACTTGCCTGCTGAGCAGCGCGGTACACCGCTGTATCAGTTAGCTCCAGAGCGGACGCTATTTGTCTTCAGTACGGCAAAAGTATTGGCGGGAGGGCTGCGTATTGGTGTTCTGCGCACGCCTAATGTGCTGCTTGAGCGCCTTGCCGCCGGGTTAAGAGCGCAGAGTTGGATGGTGCCGCCACTGATGGTCGATATCGCCTGTTATTGGATCGCTCAGCCTGAGGCAGCTTCGCTGCTTGCGTGGCAAACTGAGGAGCTGGCCGCGCGACAGCAAATAGTGACAGAGATGCTTTCCGGTTACACGCTGGGTCGGAGTCACAACGGCAGTAATGTCTGGCTCACGCTGCCGGAAGGGAGTCGCGCCATCGAACTGTGCAAGCGCTTGCAACTGCAAGGCGTTAAAGTCTCAAGCGCGGAGCCTTTTTGTGTGGGAAGTACGCCCGCGCCCCAGGCAATTAGGATTTGTATTGGCGCTGCTACTGATAGGCAGGCATTAACTCAGGCAGTGAGCGTTATTAAGCAGTGCCTGGCTCAGCCGCCATTGGCAACCATTACCGTGTAACAAAGCTGTTAATAACCAAGCTACTCATAACGGTCTTTCCATCCTTGGTGGTGTATCTGTTCTTTGAGCATTTCGAGAGTGTCGTAAAGCACTTGTTCGGTGACATGCGCACTCGTTTCATCCACAGTTAGCCAGCTGTTGAAGCCTGTTTCGGCCGTGCGCTCAACCAGTTGGCGAAACTCCGCTGAGTGAATGCCCTGGGCCAGTTCATCTACTAACCGTTGGGCAACCCCGCTAAGTGATGCCTGCATAGCGTTTGAGGCGGTTCTCCCCATGGGGAGGCGGTGTAGTTTTTGAATTTCTGGGCTTTCCCGTAGTGTTCGGCTGACTAGGTCATCAATCGACGCCATGATAGCAATCCGATTCTGCTGATAGGCTTGGCCTACCGTCGCCTCCAGACGCTGGGATATTTCATGAATCAGCTGAGTTTTACGAGGGAGGATAACGCGATCAATGACCCGCTCAGTGAGTGAGTCGCTGGCAGTGACCTGTTGCTGTACATTGCTAAGAAGCCGCAGTGCAATGCGATCGGAAAGTTCTTCCAACAGTATGTCGTAATACTTGGCCAAAAAGCGGTAGCTGGACCAGCTTGTCACATCGATTAAGCGCAGCCGGTGCAGTCGGTTTAAGAGAGATACCACGCGTAGTACGCGCAATAAGCGGAACCCGCTAAGGGGGATGCAGCCAAGCACGTCGTACCAGTTAACAAAAGGGTAGAAAAACCAGCGGTGATAGCGCCGCTCGGCAATTGCTACCATCCAGCCCAGCAGTACATCCGCTATAAAAATGCCGACAAAAAACAAGTCGATGGTAATAAAACGGCTGTGGATCACTGTGTCGTAAAAAACGTGAAA
This genomic window from Halomonas sp. TD01 contains:
- a CDS encoding entericidin A/B family lipoprotein, producing the protein MKKLLAASFILLMTAGALAGCNTISGAGQDVQEGGKAVQDAAS
- a CDS encoding LysE family translocator; this translates as MNNEWLLLGPAALYMMSMTLTPGPNNIMLTASGANFGFRRTMPHMWGILGGCFLLFSGIALGLGVLFERFPMVQTTLRWVGSAYLLYLAWKIATAPPPNLKGTQHGVPLTFFQAAMFQFANPKAWVMGLALMAGFLPENGQPVVNALVLAGFAELVALPCIALWAAFGSAIGQWIKSDKAWRLFNITMGLLTAACVVLILR
- a CDS encoding aminotransferase-like domain-containing protein, with the translated sequence MTIWVPSLECFSGPRYRAIAQSIGAAISAGELAPGERLPPQRRLADALGVTVGTVTRGYAEAEHHGWVTARVGSGTFVKQPAERTVFDMAWRQNDDSDVIDLSLSLPPPHPLRLQAFSDALKAMSESPSAVTRGVSYLDARGAEGHRERLAGWLAQLGMSLNADELLITQGGQHGISLVLSTLLRPGELIATDALTYPGAISAAQQAHLKMVGIAFDEEGMCMEALEAQCARQPPRLIYVTPDQNNPTGACLSEARREQLVALARRYDSWLLEDGVQYLPAEQRGTPLYQLAPERTLFVFSTAKVLAGGLRIGVLRTPNVLLERLAAGLRAQSWMVPPLMVDIACYWIAQPEAASLLAWQTEELAARQQIVTEMLSGYTLGRSHNGSNVWLTLPEGSRAIELCKRLQLQGVKVSSAEPFCVGSTPAPQAIRICIGAATDRQALTQAVSVIKQCLAQPPLATITV
- a CDS encoding I78 family peptidase inhibitor yields the protein MNHPLRCAKKKLGSLTVLFASVVPVSALLVACAGSPDDVSAPVPPTVGQSSSVTNTTCSAEAVQYAIGAPFDETNVPTLQSESGAQQVRVLRPNSAATMDYREDRLNILLESNDMIEALRCG